From the Bacteroidia bacterium genome, one window contains:
- a CDS encoding FRG domain-containing protein, translated as MTSDADKAEAHGQYVQTWNELLDALFAYSWKEDLSRFRSNYVFRGLSNSGYELKTSLMRLGGEYWELERHLVRNFKKYAHRNVVEKDLIWNWLAVAQHHGLPTRLMDWTYSPFVAMHFATCNLERFDVDGVVWCVDYVRTHELLPPVLRDVLENEGCNALTLQMLSAGAGSIDEFDAMSMDPFVAFFEPPSLDDRIVNQYALFSVLSSPRLSLDDWLLAHPELWRKIIIPAGLKWEIRDKLDQANVTERVLFPGLDGMCAWLKRNYSPGWRPRREENDLMHDGGNGFSK; from the coding sequence ATGACCAGTGATGCGGACAAAGCGGAGGCGCATGGACAGTACGTTCAGACGTGGAACGAGCTGCTCGATGCGCTTTTTGCATACTCATGGAAGGAAGATCTATCCCGATTCCGCTCGAACTACGTGTTTCGGGGGTTGTCGAATTCGGGGTACGAGCTGAAAACGAGCCTTATGCGACTAGGAGGCGAATACTGGGAACTCGAGCGGCATCTCGTGAGAAACTTTAAGAAGTATGCGCACCGGAATGTCGTTGAAAAGGATCTCATCTGGAATTGGCTTGCCGTCGCTCAGCATCATGGACTGCCGACGCGTCTTATGGACTGGACCTACTCCCCGTTTGTGGCAATGCACTTTGCCACCTGTAATCTCGAGCGCTTCGATGTGGACGGAGTTGTCTGGTGTGTCGACTATGTCCGCACGCACGAGCTCCTTCCTCCGGTTCTGCGAGACGTCCTCGAGAATGAGGGATGTAATGCCCTTACTTTGCAAATGCTTTCCGCCGGAGCGGGAAGCATCGACGAGTTTGACGCCATGTCAATGGATCCGTTCGTGGCATTTTTTGAACCACCGTCGCTCGATGACCGCATTGTGAATCAGTACGCGCTGTTCTCGGTACTCTCGAGCCCTCGGCTATCGTTAGACGATTGGTTGCTTGCACACCCCGAGCTTTGGCGAAAAATTATCATTCCCGCCGGGCTGAAGTGGGAGATCCGTGATAAGCTCGATCAGGCGAACGTCACCGAGAGGGTGCTTTTTCCGGGTCTGGATGGCATGTGCGCCTGGTTGAAGCGCAATTACAGTCCCGGATGGCGTCCGCGAAGGGAAGAGAACGATCTGATGCACGACGGCGGGAATGGATTTTCAAAATAG
- a CDS encoding DUF6089 family protein — MFKVFPLVILVVLLATVSNAQQDSETQTQNRERRYDDDYSRPQKFGFGLALSLNRFAGDLQDGDNFPGATTDWNLGFGVHGLWRFADAGDFSTLHLLGRISYSPVSSDFDGTNFTSRERYTFNYKDKLLHFVAAIQMQLFPEYDLRPYAYAGFGFILFDPEIVSNDAYDAKFRSFIEDESSSLTLPLGVGVTWTISERLDFYTEFMKTLTFTDAMDKFVSRDNDNYNKINFGLTLYLGDRSRAMQPEAPVREAPKDTDGDGLLDADETSIYNTDPNNPDTDGDGLRDGDEVNIHKTDPTLRDTDYDGLLDGEEVLTYKTNPLLKDTDTDGCSDGDEVLVMKTNALVVDTDGDGLTDCDERNVYRTNPLIKDTDDDGAEDGKEVRDGTDPLVADVLRMEQSGNIVLEGINFETNSAQITPDSEPTLTKALNTLRTNPQLRVEIQGHTDDVGNDRANQRLSEARANSVRDYLVQRGIDGGRMTTRGYGETAPLVPNDSDENRAKNRRIQFQVLQ, encoded by the coding sequence ATGTTCAAAGTATTTCCGCTTGTGATCCTTGTAGTGTTGCTCGCTACCGTTTCCAATGCACAACAGGACAGCGAAACACAAACGCAGAACCGTGAAAGGCGGTATGACGACGACTACAGTCGTCCGCAAAAATTCGGGTTCGGGCTTGCACTGTCACTCAACCGCTTTGCGGGCGACTTGCAGGATGGGGATAATTTTCCCGGTGCCACAACAGACTGGAATCTGGGATTCGGAGTCCATGGTCTATGGAGATTTGCAGATGCAGGCGATTTCTCAACATTGCATCTGTTGGGACGGATTTCGTATTCGCCGGTTTCATCCGATTTCGATGGAACAAACTTCACGAGTCGTGAAAGGTACACCTTTAACTATAAGGATAAACTCCTTCACTTTGTGGCAGCAATTCAGATGCAATTGTTTCCAGAGTATGATTTGCGCCCGTATGCTTATGCTGGGTTCGGATTCATTCTTTTTGATCCCGAAATCGTATCAAATGACGCTTACGATGCGAAATTTCGATCCTTCATAGAAGATGAATCGTCATCGTTGACGTTACCTCTTGGCGTTGGTGTAACGTGGACAATCTCTGAGCGACTGGATTTTTATACCGAGTTCATGAAAACGCTAACCTTCACAGATGCAATGGATAAGTTTGTCTCGAGAGACAACGACAACTACAATAAAATAAATTTCGGATTGACGCTGTACCTCGGTGACAGAAGCCGTGCAATGCAACCGGAAGCACCAGTGCGTGAAGCTCCCAAAGATACAGACGGGGATGGATTACTCGACGCGGACGAAACTTCCATTTACAATACCGATCCGAACAATCCGGATACCGATGGTGATGGACTTCGCGATGGCGACGAAGTCAATATCCACAAGACAGATCCGACACTTCGGGACACGGATTACGATGGTTTGCTGGACGGTGAAGAAGTGCTGACCTACAAGACAAATCCGCTGCTTAAGGACACTGATACCGATGGCTGCAGCGATGGTGATGAGGTCCTGGTCATGAAGACCAACGCTCTGGTTGTCGATACCGATGGGGACGGTTTGACCGACTGCGACGAACGGAACGTCTATCGCACCAATCCGCTGATCAAGGACACTGATGACGACGGCGCGGAGGATGGAAAGGAAGTCCGCGATGGTACCGATCCTCTGGTGGCGGATGTTCTCCGTATGGAACAGAGCGGAAATATCGTGCTCGAAGGAATCAATTTCGAGACGAATTCAGCACAAATCACCCCGGATTCTGAACCTACTCTCACAAAGGCGCTCAACACGCTCCGGACGAATCCCCAGTTGCGCGTCGAGATTCAGGGCCATACGGATGATGTCGGTAACGACAGGGCCAATCAACGATTGAGTGAGGCACGAGCCAATTCCGTTCGGGATTACCTGGTCCAACGCGGAATAGACGGCGGTAGAATGACCACACGCGGTTACGGTGAAACAGCTCCTCTCGTTCCGAACGATTCAGACGAGAACAGAGCGAAGAACAGACGCATCCAGTTCCAGGTGCTTCAGTAA
- a CDS encoding TonB-dependent receptor has translation MVARSERPETISDNATISGFIRDKETGETLVGATIQILQTKQGTVANKSGYYALAEIPAGSYTVVYSFIGYKKIEVSVELKRRESRRLDIEMETEAVRLDEVVVEGERYDDKRQISISRVNIPIRQITQLRIGGEADIFRSIQYLPGVLASSQISSGLYIRGGSPDQTLVLLDGSTIYNPTHLFGFFSTFNPDAIKDVDLIKGGFPAEYGGRLSAVLDLVQKDGNRKEFGGTASLGLISTRVSAEGPIGDGSWFLGGRRTYIDLLTSLIETDEEPLPDYYFYDLNGKISQDFGDANKVFLSGFTSEDKMEFDNRAGFNGILGISNRMLSGRWTHILGDNLFTVVNMSWSRYRNSFQTENSGFETYVENVIQDLTLKGNLEWFVSPEWTLKGGVEANRYLLSYLQNFTGNADSTAATGTTEGGLLNLKETDHTGSFFLQSNYQFSNLFSLQTGLRANYYDLRNIIKLDPRIAVRYQVQDNVAIKAAWGMYHQYFRLASLPDFSFFDTWLPTDSTVSPSMAIHYVLGVETQPMQGYDFNVDVYYKDLYHVSELNQFQTQGRTVEDFFYDGEGEAFGVEFFLQKKTGRLTGWAGYALGWINTRFDALNEGRYFRPKWDRRHDFKLVAQYKFNDRWDASATFTFQTGQSYTGRTSRLESRLPGSDLGKGITIPAERFGLRLPPSHQLNLNATYHTTLFKLPTKLLIDVYNVYSRRDIWFRYYDTTGEITTVEDVRLLPILPSVAIEIQF, from the coding sequence ATGGTGGCTCGCAGTGAGCGTCCGGAGACTATTTCGGATAACGCAACGATCAGTGGATTTATTCGCGACAAGGAAACAGGAGAAACACTTGTCGGCGCGACAATCCAGATACTTCAGACAAAGCAAGGGACCGTCGCCAATAAGAGCGGGTACTATGCGCTTGCGGAAATCCCGGCAGGTTCGTACACCGTGGTCTACAGCTTCATCGGCTACAAGAAAATTGAAGTGTCGGTGGAATTGAAGCGACGTGAATCGCGACGACTCGATATCGAGATGGAAACGGAAGCCGTACGGCTCGATGAAGTCGTTGTTGAGGGCGAACGGTATGACGACAAACGACAAATTTCCATAAGCCGAGTAAACATTCCGATACGACAGATAACGCAGCTACGCATCGGGGGTGAAGCGGACATCTTTCGCTCCATCCAGTACTTGCCTGGTGTGCTTGCGTCGTCGCAAATATCAAGCGGATTGTACATCCGCGGAGGCTCACCGGATCAGACGCTTGTGCTGCTCGACGGATCCACGATTTACAACCCGACACACCTCTTTGGGTTCTTTTCGACCTTCAATCCAGATGCGATAAAGGATGTGGACCTTATCAAAGGAGGATTCCCTGCGGAATATGGCGGCCGGCTTTCCGCTGTGCTCGATCTTGTGCAGAAAGATGGCAACAGGAAAGAATTCGGAGGTACAGCATCCCTTGGGCTCATAAGCACGAGAGTATCGGCTGAAGGGCCTATCGGAGACGGATCGTGGTTTCTCGGAGGCAGACGCACATACATTGATTTGCTGACCTCGCTCATTGAAACCGATGAGGAGCCATTACCGGATTACTATTTTTACGACCTGAACGGGAAGATTTCTCAGGATTTCGGTGATGCCAATAAAGTGTTCCTGTCAGGATTTACCTCCGAAGATAAAATGGAGTTCGATAACCGGGCAGGCTTCAACGGCATTCTCGGGATAAGCAACAGGATGCTTTCCGGCCGCTGGACGCACATTCTTGGTGATAATCTCTTTACCGTCGTCAACATGAGCTGGAGTCGGTACAGGAACAGCTTCCAGACAGAGAATTCGGGCTTCGAGACCTACGTAGAAAACGTCATTCAGGATCTGACCCTGAAGGGGAATCTTGAGTGGTTCGTTTCACCGGAATGGACTCTGAAAGGCGGGGTCGAAGCCAACCGGTACCTGTTGAGCTACCTTCAGAACTTCACGGGCAACGCAGACTCAACCGCCGCGACGGGCACAACCGAAGGAGGTCTGCTCAACCTCAAAGAGACAGATCACACGGGCTCGTTCTTTCTTCAGTCCAATTATCAGTTCTCGAACCTCTTCTCCCTGCAGACCGGTCTGAGAGCGAATTACTATGATTTGAGGAATATCATCAAGCTCGATCCCCGGATTGCAGTCCGGTACCAGGTACAGGACAATGTCGCAATCAAAGCGGCATGGGGCATGTACCATCAATATTTCAGACTCGCATCACTGCCGGATTTCAGCTTCTTCGACACGTGGCTTCCGACGGATAGCACGGTGTCGCCAAGCATGGCCATACACTACGTGCTTGGCGTTGAAACGCAACCCATGCAAGGGTATGATTTTAATGTGGATGTGTATTATAAGGACCTGTATCACGTAAGCGAGTTGAATCAGTTTCAGACACAAGGTCGTACCGTCGAGGATTTTTTCTATGATGGAGAAGGCGAGGCCTTCGGTGTGGAGTTCTTTCTGCAGAAAAAAACTGGCAGACTCACTGGGTGGGCTGGTTACGCGCTCGGATGGATCAACACACGGTTCGACGCATTGAACGAAGGTCGCTACTTCAGACCGAAGTGGGACAGGAGGCATGATTTCAAGCTCGTAGCACAGTATAAGTTCAATGATCGTTGGGACGCGAGTGCGACGTTCACCTTTCAAACCGGTCAATCCTACACCGGAAGGACATCACGGCTTGAGAGCAGACTGCCGGGATCCGACCTCGGGAAAGGCATCACCATTCCCGCCGAGCGCTTCGGACTGCGTTTGCCCCCGTCTCATCAGTTGAATCTGAATGCGACCTATCACACCACATTGTTCAAGCTTCCGACAAAATTGCTGATTGATGTGTACAATGTGTATTCGCGGAGAGACATCTGGTTCAGGTACTATGATACGACCGGAGAAATTACAACCGTCGAGGATGTACGTCTCTTACCGATCCTGCCAAGTGTAGCCATCGAAATCCAATTCTAG